In one Acanthochromis polyacanthus isolate Apoly-LR-REF ecotype Palm Island chromosome 20, KAUST_Apoly_ChrSc, whole genome shotgun sequence genomic region, the following are encoded:
- the zgc:112982 gene encoding BCLAF1 and THRAP3 family member 3 — translation MSRPRSRSPNYRRFPWEEPDFDAQRLLSELDGIPMDRSHHFREGPEEPRDYFRKQMYPEGQRRSPSFPDNHQFGRRPDQEEFYQWRPSPHRGLMRYEDQRLPPPHDGANDGRRGGFREHPQSFEARTRSPQSPLRLNRERLTPTPRPQSAQRDAVKGWRREELGRGRGRLRDVSPGTRPDDQRAAADRVRGKRTMQGSNRGRQRENPHHERSLAFKRQRREMDDADQFGYREEFGEQGYSVDPSGDGFGGDSGGKLPLGDVRRSRPVVIEHGHGIREVPRWEHIDNRRDREPDFDRQRSPRPRSSSQERFRMPDSRLDGREDTREWRFQDNPRDSNYHEARRSPVQDRPNTMGFDNRAGPMNQMGRGSDRPLKRNYNQAQSGRTGQPRNQPRLQKSYQERPHEDQRPGFRPFREDYEDHIEVEPNWAEEDKPQQWNRPGSLDRDLNRDLDPKMPRQRQQGWINRKTDNATVVTEETLTIKVDMSRPVNQNSSLCYSSDRQLSLDLVNVGRQRLDFLPMLEHSGTYRETAMHTGTFAQEIITLVHLVKDQYFRDDGVTLNERFSAPQKGGFIEEEEDVEEMTLDQRFSSNRGFSLEMSSLLHDDEPLFSRLGPMQGLSQQPIRGPGDLRHDLERRRQEKLEGVKVTIPGSSIAQRPLGPVSELDLDYSEQMDHEGLSNWPEEQNRRRDGNMGPRRGPSNRLNMGPQRRNNRFNNRRQNFHSSPTGPSW, via the exons ATGTCAAGACCACGTTCCCGATCTCCGAATTACAG GAGGTTCCCGTGGGAGGAACCTGACTTTGATGCTCAGAGACTCCTTTCAGAGCTCGATGGAATCCCGATGGACAGGAGCCACCACTTCAGAGAAGGTCCAGAAGAACCGAGGGACTACTTCAGGAAACAGATGTACCCAGAAGGCCAGAGAAGATCCCCTTCTTTCCCAGATAACCATCAGTTCGGGCGTCGTCCAGATCAGGAGGAGTTCTACCAGTGGAGGCCGTCACCTCATCGTGGCTTGATGCGTTACGAAGACCAGAGGCTTCCCCCGCCACATGACGGGGCCAACGACGGACGCCGAGGAGGGTTTAGAGAACACCCACAGAGCTTTGAAGCCAGGACGAGGTCGCCCCAGTCGCCTCTGAGGTTGAACAGGGAAAGATTGACGCCGACACCGAGGCCTCAGTCAGCCCAGAGGGACGCGGTGAAGGGCTGGAGGAGGGAGGAACTGGGCCGAGGCCGAGGGAGGCTCAGAGATGTCAGCCCTGGTACCAGACCAGATGACCAgagagctgcagcagacagggtgaGAGGGAAGAGGACCATGCAAGGTTCTAACAGAGGCAGACAAAGGGAGAACCCACATCACGAGAGGAGCCTCGCTTTTAAAAGGCAAAGGAGAGAAATGGATGACGCCGATCAATTTGG GTACAGGGAGGAGTTTGGGGAACAGGGTTACTCAGTGGACCCATCAGGAGATGGTTTTGGAGGAGACTCTGGGGGGAAACTTCCCCTCGGAGACGTTCGGCGCTCGAGGCCTGTCGTCATCGAGCACGGCCACGGCATCAGAGAAGTGCCTCGATGGGAACACATTGACAATCGCAGGGATCGTGAGCCCGACTTTGATCGGCAGAGGAGTCCTCGTCCAAGGAGCTCCTCCCAGGAGCGTTTCAGGATGCCCGACAGCAGGTTGGATGGTAGAGAAGACACAAGAGAATGGCGTTTTCAAGATAACCCAAGAGACTCCAACTATCACGAAGCTAGGAGGAGTCCAGTGCAGGACAGACCAAACACGATGGGATTTGATAACAGAGCTGGTCCCATGAACCAGATGGGGAGAGGCAGTGATCGTCCACTGAAAAGAAACTACAACCAGGCTCAATCTGGACGGACTGGACAGCCCAGGAATCAACCACGCCTACAGAAGAGTTACCAAGAGCGTCCTCACGAAGACCAGAGACCAGGGTTCCGACCCTTCAGGGAAGATTATGAGGACCACATAGAAGTGGAGCCCAACTGGGCAGAAGAAGACAAACCCCAACAGTGGAACAGGCCTGGAAGTCTGGACCGAGACCTGAACCGAGACCTGGACCCTAAAATGCCCCGTCAGAGGCAGCAAGGATGGATCAATCGGAAAACCGACAACGCGACCGTCGTGACAGAGGAAACGCTCACCATCAAAGTGGACATGAGTCGACCCGTGAACCAAAACAG ctcgCTGTGCTACTCCTCAGACCGACAGCTCTCTTTAGACCTGGTCAACGTCGGCCGCCAGCGTCTGGACTTCCTGCCCATGCTGGAGCACTCTGGGACGTACCGGGAGACCGCCATGCACACCGGGACGTTCGCCCAGGAGATCATCACGCTGGTGCACCTCGTCAAAG ATCAGTATTTCAGAGACGATGGCGTCACCCTGAACGAACGCTTCTCAGCTCCACAGAAAGGAGGTTTtatagaggaggaggaggatgtggagGAGATGACGCTGGACCAGAGGTTCAGCTCAAACCG AGGCTTCAGTTTAGAAATGAGCTCTCTGCTTCATGACGACGAGCCTCTGTTCTCCAGACTGGGACCCATGCAG GGTTTGAGCCAGCAGCCGATCCGAGGCCCCGGCGACCTGCGGCACGACCTGGAGAGGAGGCggcaggagaagctggagggGGTGAAAGTCACAATACCAGGAAGCAGCATAGCACAGCGCCCCCTAGGTCCCGTCAG TGAGCTGGACTTGGACTACAGCGAGCAGATGGACCACGAAGGATTGTCCAACTGGCCGGAGGAACAGAACCGGAGACGAGACGGAAACATG